The following coding sequences lie in one Arachis hypogaea cultivar Tifrunner chromosome 4, arahy.Tifrunner.gnm2.J5K5, whole genome shotgun sequence genomic window:
- the LOC112794839 gene encoding uncharacterized protein, protein MGFEKARAERKLQLQELESLHLEAYENSRLYKENVRAAHDKNIKRREFRSGELVLLYNSRLRLMLGKLRSRWEGPYRVEKVELYGVFHLRHPSSPKILKVNGHRLKLYHGEKMKDNKELEIFLLEDPPSADN, encoded by the coding sequence atgggatttgagaaagccagaGCTGAGAGGAAGTTACAATTACAGGAACTAGAGAGCCTTCATTTAGAAGCATATGAGAATTCCAGGCTATACAAGGAGAATGTGAGGGCTGCACATGACAAGAATATAAAGCGCAGAGAGTTCAGATCTGGTGAGTtagttctcctctacaactccaggttgagactcatgCTAGGtaagctgagatccagatgggaaggcccctatagGGTGGAAAAGGTTGAACTATATGGCGTTTTTCACCTGCGCCATCCCTCAAGCCCCAAGATCCTCAAAGTTAATGGTCACCGCCTAAAGCtttaccatggtgagaagatgaaggacaaCAAGGAACTGGAGATCTTCCTCCTGGAAGATCCACCATCAGCAGACAactga